Part of the Desulfovibrio sp. ZJ209 genome, GCTTGAGGGGAGCGCGACAGACGAAGGCGCAAAGACCGAAGCGGCGCCAGAGAATCAGGCCTCCCCGCCCGCACCAGTCCCGGCCGCGCAGCCTTCTCCCGACCAGGTATGGCCCACGCAGATCTGGCTCGACGGCGGCGTGTGGCTCATGAGCCGCAAGTCGCCCAATGCCGTCACCTATCTGGAAGAAGCTCTCAAGGCCCAGCCCGAAGATCTTTCGCTCAACCTCCTCCTTGCCGAGGCCCTGGGCGAGCACGGCATGGCCAGCCGCGGCGCCGGGCTCATGCGCGCCTATCTCGCCGGGCACCCGGACACGCTGGACGCGCGCCTCGAGCTGGCCCTCCTGCTTGTGAAAGAACACCAGTTCGATGAGGCCGAAAAGCTCCTGACGGACATCCCCGCCAAGGAACGCACCCCCCTTGTCGATTATTACCACGCCAAGGCGCTGGCGGGCATGGAGCGCAAGGCCGAGGCCATCCCCCTGCTCCGCCGCTCGGTGCGGGGCATGCCCGACTTTGTGGAGGCGCTCGCCGAGCTGGCCTTCCTGCTGGAGCAGGAGGGCGAGCTGCGCGAGGCCCGCGCCACCTATGAGAAGCTCGCCAAGTTCCAGTTTTCGCCCCAGGATGTGTCCTTGCGGCTCGTGAACCTCTCCCTGAGGCTCAAGCAGCCGGAAAAGGCCCTCCGGTATATCAACCAGGGGCCCGACACCGTCCCCTTCAAGCTCACGGCCGTGAGCATGCTCATGGACGCGCGCCACTATCTCCAGGCCGAGCGGCTGCTCAAGCAACTCACAACGCGGGAGGGCGCGCCGGACGATGTCTATCTGCTCCTCGCCGACCTCGCCTATGAGCAGCGCCGCGACCTCGCCATGGCCCTGTCCTGGCTGGACAAGATCCCAGCCGGGAGCCCCATCGCCGTGCGCGCCCGGCAGTTGCGCATCCAGCTTCTCGCCGAGGCGGGCAAGCCGGATGCGGCCCTTGAGCTTGCGCGCGAAAGCCACAAGGATTTTCCGCGTTCGACAGAACTGCGCGATCTTGAGATCCGTCTGCTCGCCCGGCTGAAGCAGACGGACGCCGCCCTCGACGCCGCCCGCGCGGCCGCGGCCGAGTGGCCCGACAATACCGACCTCGCCTTCCTGCTCGGCTCCCTGCTGGATGAAAACGGCAAGAAGCAGGAAGCCATGGGCGTCATGGAAGACATCCTGAAAAAGCAGCCGGACAATTACCAGGCGCTCAACTATGTGGGCTACAGCCTCGCCGAGCAAAACCGCGACCTTGACCGCGCGCTTGAGCTGCTCACCAGGGCGGACACGCTGGCGCCCGACCAGTCCTATATCATCGACTCCCTGGCCTGGGCCCTCTTCCGCGCCGGCAAGGCTGAAGAGGCGCTCACCAAGATCCGGCGGGCCGTGAGCCTCGAAGGGCCGGTGGACGCGACCATCTGGGAGCACTATGGCGACATCGCCCGCCATCTCGGCCATACCGGCGAGGCGCGGCGCGCCTACCAGAAGGCGCTCGACCTCAAACCCGCCAATGCCGAGGCATTGCGGCAACGCATGGGGCGCCCGTGAAAAAGCTCGCCCTCCTCTGCATGGCCCTCCTGCTCTGCGCCTGCGCGAGCAAGGCTCCCTCCCCCGGTGTTCCGCAAGGTGAGGACGGCAAGCCGCTGGCGGAACGCTGGCAGGCCTACAGCACGGCCGGGCTTGGCGAGGAAGCGCCCTATCGCCTGCAACTCAGCCTTCGCTTCGGCGAGGAGGGCAATACCCGGCGCGTCACGGCGCTTTTGTGGGGCAACGGCGCGCGGGAGCTCAGGCTCGATGTCATGGCCGGTGTGGGGACGGTGGTCGCCAAGATACTGGAAGACGGCGATCACTTTCTCGTCTACGCCCCGCTGGAAAACAAGGCCTATTTCCATCAGGGCGCCACGAGCCCCCTGCTCAAGGTCGGGGTGCCCGTGCCTTTCGGCCTCGCGCGGCTGACGGCGCTGCTCACCGGCCACTATGCGGCGGCCTTCGGCGACGCGTACACCGATGCGGAGCTGCTTTCGGACGGCGTGGCCCACTACACGCTGGAGGGCAAGCCCGGCGGCCGCCTCTCCCTCGATGCCGCCGGCCTGCCCGTTGCCTGGCGAGAGAGCGCGGCCAACGGCTGGCGCATGGAGATCGTCTATGACGACGCCACGCCGCCGCTCCCCCGCCGCCTCACCCTGAACCACGCCAGCGGCAAGCGGGCCATCCTGCTCGTCAAGGAGCGGGAAAATCCCGCGAGCCCCTTTACCCAGGAGCAAATGCGACTTACCTTGCCCGAAGGCGCGCCCCTGCTCCCGCTTTCCCAGTATCGCGCGCCCAAATCCTGAGCCGCGGGGGCGGTTCGGGGCATACGCAAAGGAGTCTGCATGCCCGTCGTTCATCTGGCCTCGGACCATGCCGGTCACGCGCTCAAGGAGCTCATCGCCCGCGAATTGCCGCGCCTCGGCTTCACCGTAAAGGACCACGGCACCGATTCCTGCGAGAGCTGCGATTATCCCGTTTTCGCCCACAAGCTCTGTTCGGCCCTGCTCGCCGAGGGGGGCCAGGGCATCCTCGTCTGCGGCAGCGGCATCGGCATGTCCATCGCCGCCAACCGGCATGACGGCATCCGCGCGGCGCTCTGCGCCACCGAGCTCCATGCGCGCCTGAGCCGGCGCCACAACGACGCCAACGTGCTCTGCCTCGGCGCGCGCATCACCGGCGAGGAGCTGGCGCTCGCCATCGTGGCGGCCTTCCTCGAGACGGCCTTTGAAGGCGGCCGCCACCAGCGGCGCATCGACCAGATCACGCCACGCTCCTGAGTTTCCACAGCGAGGCCGCCCGCGCGGCCGGAAGGACTGTCATGCAGCTCTACAACACCCTTGGCCGGCGCAAGGAAGAGTTCGTTCCCGTGCGGCCCGGCAAGGCCCATGTCTATGTCTGCGGCATCACGGCCTATGACTATTGCCACATCGGGCATGCCCGTTCGGCCGTCGTTTTTGACATCCTCGTGCGCCAGTTGCGCTATCTCGGGCTCGAGGTGCTCTTTGTCCGCAACTTCACGGACGTGGACGACAAGATCATCCGCCGCGCCGAGGCCGAGGGCCGCGACTGGCATGAGATAGCCGCCACCTATATGGCGGCATTTCACGAAGATATGGACCGCCTGGGCGTGCTCCGGGCCGACCTGGAGCCCCGCGCCACCGACACTGTCCCCCAGATCATTGCCCTGTGCGAGCAGCTCATTGAAAAGGGCAAGGCCTACGCCACCCCCTCCGGGGACGTGTATTTCCGCGTGCGCTCCTACGCGCCTTACGGCAAGCTCTCGCGCCGCAGCCTCGACGAGCTCATGGCCGGCGCGCGCGTGGCGCCCGGCGAGGAAAAGGAAGACCCGCTGGACTTCGCCCTCTGGAAGGCGGCCAAGCCCGGCGAACCCTCGTGGGAGAGCCCGTGGGGCCCCGGGCGCCCGGGCTGGCACATCGAGTGCTCGGCCATGAGCCAGCCCTTCCTGCCGCTCGACATACATGGCGGCGGCCAGGACCTCATCTTTCCGCATCACGAGAACGAGATCGCGCAGACCGAGGCCGTCTGCGGCTGTGAGCTCGCCCGCTTCTGGGTGCACAACGGCTTTGTGCAGATCAACCAGGAAAAGATGTCCAAGTCGCTTGGCAACTTCACCACCATTCGCGACATCCTGCGAGACTACCTGCCCGAGACCCTGCGCTTCTTCCTGCTCGGCAAGCAGTACCGCAGCCCCATCGACTTCAGCCCCGAGGGCATGGAGGATGCGGAAAGGGGCCAGCAGCGCGTGTATACCGCCCTGCGCGACGCCGCGAGGGCGCTCTTGCGTACTTCGTGGAAAAACACGACCCTCCCCATGGGCCTGCGCGAAGAGTGGGACGGCCTTGACGCCGCCGTTTCCGCCGCCATGGACGATGACCTCAACACCGCCCAGGCGCTCGGGCATATCTTCTCGCAGGTGCGCATCGTCAACCGACTCTTGGAGGACAAGGCGCTGCGCGCCTCCCGGGCTGCGGGGGACATATTGGAAGACTTCCTCTCCCGCGCGCGCCAGTGGCACACGCGCTTCGGCCTCTTCGGTGAGGATTCGGAGACCTTCCTCAACGACCTGCGCGGCGTGC contains:
- the cysS gene encoding cysteine--tRNA ligase; its protein translation is MQLYNTLGRRKEEFVPVRPGKAHVYVCGITAYDYCHIGHARSAVVFDILVRQLRYLGLEVLFVRNFTDVDDKIIRRAEAEGRDWHEIAATYMAAFHEDMDRLGVLRADLEPRATDTVPQIIALCEQLIEKGKAYATPSGDVYFRVRSYAPYGKLSRRSLDELMAGARVAPGEEKEDPLDFALWKAAKPGEPSWESPWGPGRPGWHIECSAMSQPFLPLDIHGGGQDLIFPHHENEIAQTEAVCGCELARFWVHNGFVQINQEKMSKSLGNFTTIRDILRDYLPETLRFFLLGKQYRSPIDFSPEGMEDAERGQQRVYTALRDAARALLRTSWKNTTLPMGLREEWDGLDAAVSAAMDDDLNTAQALGHIFSQVRIVNRLLEDKALRASRAAGDILEDFLSRARQWHTRFGLFGEDSETFLNDLRGVRARRRKLDLAHVEDVLAKRAGARAARDFAGSDALRDELAALGVSVRDTPQGQEWDLE
- the rpiB gene encoding ribose 5-phosphate isomerase B, which encodes MPVVHLASDHAGHALKELIARELPRLGFTVKDHGTDSCESCDYPVFAHKLCSALLAEGGQGILVCGSGIGMSIAANRHDGIRAALCATELHARLSRRHNDANVLCLGARITGEELALAIVAAFLETAFEGGRHQRRIDQITPRS
- a CDS encoding tetratricopeptide repeat protein, translating into MLCACGGNGEEPQKNAAKPVSPPGEVENRSIEATVQAAASILKETPRLRVVPAIHVRPVEKDLSPEAVGLYAYLRAVRAILDEDEAALLEAALVAAEASTGKPVPELEGSATDEGAKTEAAPENQASPPAPVPAAQPSPDQVWPTQIWLDGGVWLMSRKSPNAVTYLEEALKAQPEDLSLNLLLAEALGEHGMASRGAGLMRAYLAGHPDTLDARLELALLLVKEHQFDEAEKLLTDIPAKERTPLVDYYHAKALAGMERKAEAIPLLRRSVRGMPDFVEALAELAFLLEQEGELREARATYEKLAKFQFSPQDVSLRLVNLSLRLKQPEKALRYINQGPDTVPFKLTAVSMLMDARHYLQAERLLKQLTTREGAPDDVYLLLADLAYEQRRDLAMALSWLDKIPAGSPIAVRARQLRIQLLAEAGKPDAALELARESHKDFPRSTELRDLEIRLLARLKQTDAALDAARAAAAEWPDNTDLAFLLGSLLDENGKKQEAMGVMEDILKKQPDNYQALNYVGYSLAEQNRDLDRALELLTRADTLAPDQSYIIDSLAWALFRAGKAEEALTKIRRAVSLEGPVDATIWEHYGDIARHLGHTGEARRAYQKALDLKPANAEALRQRMGRP